The following are encoded in a window of Bacillus xiapuensis genomic DNA:
- a CDS encoding ABC-F family ATP-binding cassette domain-containing protein, translating to MRVLTVSEVTKSYGEKTLFDSLTFSISEKDRIGLIGVNGTGKSSLLKIIAGKDVPDSGQITAPNDYSIAYLPQEPDMNPQLTVMDQLYLSEAPIVQLLKEYESTLGALEREPGDQQVADRLFELQKKMDALEAWEANTNAQVILTKLGVADFSRKIGELSGGQKKRVALAQVLIETPDLLILDEPTNHLDYETVNWLQDYLSKYSGAVLLVSHDRYFLDNVTNRMFELDGGHIYSYKGNYQSYVAAKAEREEQQAAAEEKRRNLYRRELAWMRRGAKARSTKQKARADRFKEIEGSLGQSPNKEQIDLSMKGTRLGKQVFELREVSKAFGENVILKDFNLLVHPGDRIGVVGKNGSGKSTFLNLLTENIPFDSGELLTGQTVKAAYYTQERTDMDENMRMIAYLRESAEVVTTKSGDQLSAAQMLERFLFPMHVHGTPIYKLSGGEKRRLYLLKLLMAQPNVLLLDEPTNDLDTETLTVLEDYLEDFPGVVITVSHDRYFLDKTASRLLIFQGDGVIDSYYGSYSDYLKQQAEAVKEEASPVKTAAKEEKPTKKAKKKLSYHEQREWEGLEEKIAQVEKRIAEAKQELNQAGSDFEKAQLLSEELEALNEELEHLIERWSYLSEFV from the coding sequence ATGAGAGTTTTAACTGTAAGCGAAGTAACGAAGTCCTATGGTGAAAAGACGCTGTTTGACAGCTTGACTTTCTCTATCAGTGAGAAAGATCGAATTGGGCTGATTGGCGTAAATGGAACTGGAAAATCCAGCTTGTTAAAGATTATAGCTGGGAAAGACGTTCCCGACAGCGGTCAAATCACCGCACCCAATGATTATTCCATTGCATACTTGCCGCAGGAACCGGATATGAACCCGCAGTTGACGGTTATGGATCAGCTGTATTTAAGTGAAGCCCCAATCGTTCAGCTGTTAAAGGAATACGAAAGCACCTTGGGGGCGCTGGAACGGGAGCCGGGAGATCAGCAAGTGGCGGATCGGCTGTTTGAACTGCAAAAGAAAATGGATGCGCTCGAAGCGTGGGAAGCGAACACGAATGCACAAGTGATTTTAACCAAATTGGGAGTGGCTGATTTCAGCCGCAAAATTGGTGAGCTGTCAGGCGGCCAGAAGAAACGAGTAGCCTTAGCGCAAGTATTAATTGAAACGCCAGACCTTTTGATTTTGGATGAGCCGACCAACCATCTAGATTATGAAACGGTCAATTGGCTTCAGGACTACTTAAGCAAATACTCAGGGGCTGTATTATTAGTCAGCCACGACCGTTATTTTCTTGATAACGTCACCAATCGCATGTTTGAATTAGACGGAGGACATATCTATTCCTATAAAGGAAACTATCAAAGCTATGTGGCCGCTAAAGCAGAACGTGAAGAGCAGCAAGCGGCGGCGGAAGAAAAGCGCCGCAATTTATACCGCCGGGAATTAGCATGGATGCGTCGGGGCGCGAAAGCCAGATCGACGAAGCAAAAAGCCCGGGCGGACCGTTTCAAAGAAATTGAAGGCTCACTCGGACAAAGCCCCAATAAAGAGCAGATCGACTTATCCATGAAGGGGACTCGGTTAGGGAAGCAAGTATTTGAATTAAGGGAAGTCTCGAAGGCTTTCGGGGAAAACGTTATACTTAAAGATTTTAATTTACTCGTTCATCCGGGAGACCGCATAGGGGTCGTCGGAAAGAACGGCAGCGGGAAATCAACATTTTTAAATTTGCTGACTGAGAATATTCCATTTGACAGCGGAGAGCTCTTGACTGGCCAAACGGTGAAAGCGGCGTATTATACGCAAGAGCGAACGGACATGGATGAGAATATGCGCATGATCGCTTATCTCCGCGAATCAGCGGAAGTGGTTACAACAAAAAGTGGCGATCAGCTCTCGGCAGCGCAAATGCTGGAACGATTTTTATTTCCGATGCATGTGCACGGCACCCCTATTTATAAATTATCCGGTGGAGAGAAGCGCCGTCTCTATTTATTAAAGCTTTTAATGGCCCAGCCCAATGTATTGCTGCTGGATGAACCGACCAATGATCTTGACACGGAAACGCTAACGGTGCTGGAAGACTATTTAGAAGATTTTCCTGGCGTGGTGATTACCGTTTCCCATGATCGGTATTTTCTTGATAAGACTGCTAGTCGATTGCTGATTTTTCAAGGGGATGGTGTGATTGATTCCTATTATGGATCTTACAGCGATTATCTGAAACAGCAAGCGGAAGCCGTTAAAGAAGAAGCTTCCCCCGTCAAAACAGCTGCTAAGGAAGAAAAGCCTACTAAAAAAGCCAAAAAGAAATTAAGCTATCATGAGCAGCGCGAATGGGAAGGACTGGAAGAGAAGATAGCCCAAGTAGAAAAGCGGATAGCTGAAGCAAAACAAGAGCTTAACCAAGCAGGAAGTGATTTTGAGAAAGCGCAATTATTGAGCGAAGAGCTGGAGGCGCTGAACGAGGAGCTTGAACACTTAATTGAACGCTGGAGTTATTTGTCTGAGTTTGTCTAA
- a CDS encoding BrxA/BrxB family bacilliredoxin, whose translation MNAYEEYMRQMVQPMRAELTNAGFKELVTAAEVSDFMKEVEGTTLVVVNSVCGCAAGLARPAAAQAILHEPAPDHLVTVFAGQDKEATAEMRTYFDGYEPSSPSMALLKGREVVHFIPREQIEGQDISSIITNLTSAFDQHCK comes from the coding sequence ATGAATGCTTATGAAGAATATATGCGGCAAATGGTGCAGCCAATGCGGGCGGAGTTAACGAATGCCGGCTTTAAGGAGCTAGTAACAGCGGCGGAAGTAAGCGACTTCATGAAAGAGGTGGAAGGCACCACTTTAGTTGTGGTGAATTCAGTTTGCGGCTGCGCCGCCGGTCTCGCACGCCCGGCAGCGGCTCAAGCCATTTTACATGAACCGGCTCCCGATCATTTAGTGACCGTATTTGCCGGTCAGGATAAAGAAGCAACGGCGGAGATGCGCACCTATTTTGATGGATATGAGCCATCTTCTCCGTCGATGGCGCTGTTAAAGGGGCGAGAAGTGGTTCATTTCATTCCGCGGGAGCAAATAGAAGGCCAGGATATCAGTTCTATTATAACTAACTTGACATCCGCTTTCGATCAGCATTGCAAGTAA
- a CDS encoding class I SAM-dependent methyltransferase codes for MIISTAGKPDENLNMKAQRAADELGYPFIKRKKRSIHALQQEYQTGCLIVARDRLELYALGQEQPFFFHPNSAAFRVKRLLRGEEDPYIAAANLTAGMSVLDCTLGLASDCIVASLVAGAGGKVTGIEGHPLLAYIVSRGLKEWPAPCKELEGAMERIEVISSPYQEVLRSLPDNSYDVVYFDPMFAETVEQSEGIAGLRHFALYDHLSKDAVAEAMRVARKRVVLKDHFRSERFQQLGFQQQVRKTSAFHFGVIELA; via the coding sequence ATGATTATTTCAACTGCAGGAAAACCGGATGAAAACTTGAACATGAAAGCACAGCGAGCAGCCGATGAGCTAGGCTACCCTTTTATCAAAAGAAAAAAGCGGTCGATACACGCTTTGCAGCAAGAGTACCAAACAGGCTGTTTGATCGTAGCGAGAGATCGGCTGGAGCTGTATGCGCTGGGGCAAGAGCAGCCTTTTTTCTTCCATCCGAATTCAGCGGCTTTTCGCGTCAAGCGGCTGCTGCGGGGAGAAGAGGATCCTTATATTGCGGCTGCTAATCTTACAGCGGGCATGTCGGTACTGGATTGTACACTCGGTCTCGCTAGCGATTGCATCGTTGCCAGCCTAGTGGCCGGCGCCGGCGGAAAAGTAACGGGAATTGAAGGCCATCCTCTTCTTGCCTATATTGTCAGCCGCGGGCTAAAAGAGTGGCCCGCCCCCTGCAAAGAGTTGGAGGGGGCAATGGAGCGGATTGAAGTCATATCCAGCCCCTATCAAGAGGTGCTGCGCTCTTTGCCTGACAACTCTTATGACGTCGTGTACTTTGATCCAATGTTTGCAGAAACAGTGGAACAGTCCGAAGGGATTGCCGGATTAAGGCATTTTGCGCTCTATGATCACCTTTCTAAAGATGCGGTGGCTGAAGCGATGCGGGTGGCCAGAAAGCGGGTCGTATTAAAGGATCACTTTCGGTCAGAAAGATTTCAGCAGCTCGGCTTTCAGCAGCAAGTGCGCAAAACGTCCGCCTTTCATTTTGGCGTTATTGAATTAGCTTGA
- a CDS encoding formate--tetrahydrofolate ligase, protein MTVHTNMKSDIEIAQAAVIKPIKEIAAKIGLQEEDIEQYGKTKAKLAFEALERLQTNPDGKVILVTSINPTPAGEGKSTVTVGLADALNKLGKNTMAAMREPSLGPTMGIKGGAAGGGYAQVIPMEEINLHFTGDIHAITTANNALAALIDNHIHQGNELQIDQRRIVWKRAVDLNDRALRQVVIGLGGAAQGVPREDGFDITVASEIMAVLCLADSLEDLKSRLSRMIIGYNRDKQPVTCGDLGAAGALTLLLKDALKPNLVQTIGHTPTLIHGGPFANIAHGCNSVMATKTAMKLADYVVTEAGFGADLGAEKFFNIKSRAAGIHPSAVVIVATIRALKMHGGQPKELLKEENEEALHTGLANLKKHMETVQAFGVPFVVAINRFATDTGAEIKQLEKWCQEEGVLFSLTEVWEKGGAGGLDLAEKVIRIIDETPADFKPLYELDQPLTEKITAIVRTVYGGRGVEFSSKAEKQLKEFTERGWGGLPVCMAKTQYSLSDDPAKGGRPAGFTIHIRELIPKIGAGFIVVLTGDVMTMPGLPKKPAACSMDVDKHGRAIGLF, encoded by the coding sequence ATGACTGTACATACAAATATGAAAAGCGATATAGAGATAGCGCAAGCAGCTGTTATAAAGCCAATAAAGGAAATTGCCGCAAAAATTGGCCTTCAGGAAGAGGATATTGAACAATACGGAAAAACAAAGGCGAAGTTAGCGTTTGAAGCGCTTGAACGGTTACAGACAAATCCGGACGGGAAAGTCATTCTCGTGACCTCCATCAATCCAACGCCGGCTGGAGAAGGAAAATCGACGGTTACAGTTGGCTTGGCGGATGCCTTAAATAAGCTGGGCAAAAACACAATGGCGGCGATGCGTGAACCTTCTTTAGGTCCCACGATGGGGATCAAGGGAGGAGCTGCCGGCGGAGGCTATGCCCAAGTGATTCCAATGGAAGAGATTAATCTTCATTTCACTGGAGACATTCATGCGATCACAACCGCTAACAATGCGCTCGCTGCATTGATTGACAATCATATTCATCAAGGAAATGAACTGCAAATTGATCAACGCCGCATCGTTTGGAAGCGGGCGGTTGATCTCAATGACCGCGCGCTTCGTCAAGTGGTCATCGGACTTGGCGGGGCAGCGCAGGGTGTGCCGCGTGAGGACGGATTTGATATTACAGTAGCGTCTGAAATCATGGCGGTTCTTTGCCTGGCGGATAGCCTTGAGGATTTGAAAAGCCGATTATCGCGAATGATCATTGGCTACAACAGAGATAAGCAGCCAGTCACTTGCGGAGACTTAGGCGCTGCCGGAGCGCTGACATTGCTGTTGAAAGATGCATTAAAACCTAATTTAGTCCAAACGATCGGACACACGCCAACTCTTATCCACGGCGGCCCATTTGCGAACATAGCTCATGGCTGCAATAGCGTGATGGCTACCAAAACAGCGATGAAGCTCGCTGATTATGTTGTCACAGAAGCTGGTTTCGGAGCGGATCTTGGTGCGGAGAAATTTTTCAATATAAAATCTAGAGCCGCAGGGATACATCCTAGTGCTGTTGTGATCGTGGCAACCATTCGCGCCCTGAAAATGCATGGCGGACAGCCAAAAGAGCTGCTGAAGGAAGAAAACGAAGAGGCGCTTCACACCGGTTTAGCCAATTTAAAGAAGCATATGGAAACGGTTCAAGCATTCGGGGTGCCATTTGTCGTCGCTATCAACCGCTTTGCAACGGATACCGGAGCGGAAATCAAGCAGTTAGAGAAATGGTGCCAGGAAGAAGGAGTGCTGTTTTCCTTAACGGAAGTATGGGAGAAAGGAGGCGCTGGCGGCTTAGATTTAGCCGAGAAAGTCATTCGGATAATCGATGAGACGCCAGCTGATTTTAAACCTTTATATGAGCTTGATCAGCCTCTAACTGAAAAAATAACAGCCATCGTGAGAACAGTCTATGGAGGAAGAGGGGTTGAATTCTCTTCCAAAGCGGAAAAGCAGCTGAAAGAATTTACGGAGCGCGGCTGGGGCGGACTGCCGGTATGCATGGCGAAAACGCAGTATTCATTGAGCGATGATCCTGCAAAAGGAGGCCGTCCGGCAGGCTTTACGATTCATATTCGCGAATTAATACCGAAGATCGGCGCCGGCTTTATTGTGGTTTTAACGGGAGATGTAATGACAATGCCCGGCCTGCCCAAAAAACCGGCAGCCTGCTCGATGGATGTAGACAAACACGGAAGAGCGATCGGTCTGTTTTAA
- the cspD gene encoding cold-shock protein CspD yields the protein MQNGKVKWFNNEKGFGFIEVEGGDDVFVHFTAIEGDGYKSLEEGQEVSFEIVEGNRGPQAANVTKL from the coding sequence ATGCAAAACGGTAAAGTAAAATGGTTTAACAACGAAAAAGGTTTCGGATTTATCGAAGTGGAAGGCGGAGACGACGTATTCGTTCACTTCACAGCAATCGAAGGTGACGGCTACAAATCTTTAGAAGAAGGTCAAGAAGTTTCTTTTGAAATCGTGGAAGGAAACCGCGGACCTCAAGCTGCTAACGTTACTAAGCTATAA
- a CDS encoding conserved virulence factor C family protein, which yields MKIIKIEPTPSPNTMKILLDEELPAGTSNNYKADQANEAAEPLKSILKIEGVKGIYHVADFLAVERNGKYDWQQILLKVRRVFGETAQEEKPAGPQEAYGEVQAAIQMFKGIPIQLKLTSATEEKRFALPDYFLEAFQKAQLSDDNYVLQREWQDYGVRYGDLTDIGKETIEEIIAAYPKERLNALAEHGAAGKPVPEKKRSMVKLTEAMWLEEEDWRRRYQWMEQLEDPELGDLPVLSLALEDSKPAIRRLAVVYIGMIEDKKVLPFLYKGLQDPTVTVRRTAGDCLSDLGFKEAIPAMCKALQDKSKIVRWRAAMFLYEAGDETALPALEAAENDPEFEVKMQVKMALERIRGGEQAKGSVWKQMTEARTKQDTEE from the coding sequence TTGAAAATTATAAAGATCGAACCGACGCCAAGCCCGAATACAATGAAAATATTACTGGATGAAGAGCTGCCGGCCGGCACTAGCAATAATTATAAAGCCGATCAGGCAAACGAGGCGGCAGAACCGCTGAAGTCGATCTTAAAGATTGAAGGCGTGAAAGGAATCTATCATGTTGCTGACTTTTTGGCGGTTGAACGAAACGGCAAATATGATTGGCAGCAAATACTTCTTAAGGTGCGCCGCGTATTCGGAGAAACAGCTCAAGAAGAAAAGCCGGCTGGGCCGCAAGAAGCATACGGAGAAGTTCAAGCGGCAATTCAAATGTTTAAAGGCATTCCGATTCAGTTAAAGTTAACTTCAGCAACAGAAGAAAAGCGCTTCGCTTTGCCTGATTATTTTCTGGAAGCGTTCCAGAAAGCGCAGCTGTCGGATGATAATTATGTGCTGCAAAGGGAATGGCAAGATTACGGAGTCCGTTATGGCGATCTGACAGATATTGGCAAAGAAACAATTGAAGAAATCATCGCCGCTTACCCTAAAGAACGATTGAATGCGCTGGCAGAACACGGAGCAGCAGGAAAGCCGGTTCCTGAGAAAAAAAGAAGCATGGTAAAGCTGACGGAAGCCATGTGGCTGGAAGAAGAGGATTGGCGCCGCCGTTATCAATGGATGGAACAGCTTGAGGATCCTGAACTTGGTGATTTACCCGTCTTATCGTTGGCGCTTGAAGACAGTAAACCGGCGATTCGCCGCTTGGCTGTGGTGTACATTGGCATGATCGAAGATAAAAAAGTCTTGCCGTTTTTGTACAAAGGATTGCAAGACCCAACGGTGACCGTTCGCCGAACTGCGGGAGATTGTTTGTCCGACCTTGGCTTTAAAGAAGCGATCCCCGCTATGTGCAAGGCTTTGCAGGATAAAAGCAAAATTGTCCGCTGGCGGGCGGCGATGTTTCTATATGAAGCGGGAGATGAAACCGCATTGCCCGCTTTGGAAGCGGCGGAGAATGATCCTGAGTTTGAAGTGAAAATGCAAGTGAAAATGGCGCTGGAGCGCATTCGAGGCGGCGAACAAGCCAAGGGATCTGTCTGGAAACAAATGACGGAAGCAAGAACAAAACAAGATACGGAGGAATAA
- the mntR gene encoding transcriptional regulator MntR, whose amino-acid sequence MPTPSMEDYIEQIYLLIDTKGYARVSDIAEALSVHPSSVTKMVQKLDRDEYLVYERYRGLILTDKGKNIGKRLVARHDLLEEFLRLIGVKEENIYNDVEGIEHHLSWDSIDRIADLIEFFNENPSLQKNLISNAKKHDE is encoded by the coding sequence ATGCCTACACCTAGCATGGAAGATTATATAGAGCAAATTTATTTACTTATAGATACAAAAGGGTATGCGCGTGTCTCTGATATTGCTGAAGCTCTTTCAGTTCATCCATCCTCTGTCACGAAGATGGTTCAAAAATTGGATAGGGACGAATATCTCGTTTATGAACGGTATCGCGGGCTGATCCTGACCGACAAAGGAAAGAATATCGGCAAGCGGCTTGTCGCACGTCATGATCTGTTAGAGGAGTTTCTCCGTCTCATCGGTGTAAAAGAAGAGAACATCTATAATGATGTGGAAGGAATTGAACACCACTTGAGCTGGGATTCCATTGACAGAATTGCGGATCTAATAGAGTTTTTTAATGAAAACCCTTCCCTTCAAAAGAACCTGATTTCAAACGCCAAAAAACATGACGAATAA